A single Paenibacillus kribbensis DNA region contains:
- a CDS encoding TetR/AcrR family transcriptional regulator, with protein sequence MDNKTNDDLRVRRTHKLLYSALLDLMEKQPFENITVKQICDLAMVHRTTFYTHFNDKFDLLSRALRQIADDELNFVDTFISPSEAIKEVFSVATKHKKLFSQLLSEERDSLRNLLRREMGVGIHKHLVKNTSLEENSIDIQIAIEAHIGAVLGVLNWWIENNMPIDKEDIYRKLDILTKLNSRDH encoded by the coding sequence ATGGATAATAAAACAAACGATGACCTCCGGGTTAGAAGAACACATAAACTTCTTTATAGTGCTTTATTAGATTTAATGGAAAAACAGCCCTTTGAAAATATAACAGTGAAGCAGATATGTGATTTAGCCATGGTACATCGAACCACGTTCTATACTCATTTTAATGACAAGTTTGATTTACTTTCACGTGCTTTAAGACAAATTGCCGACGATGAATTAAACTTCGTTGATACTTTCATTTCTCCATCTGAAGCTATTAAGGAAGTATTTTCTGTAGCAACTAAACATAAAAAGCTGTTTTCACAGCTTCTATCGGAAGAAAGAGATTCTCTGAGGAATCTATTGCGAAGAGAAATGGGAGTAGGCATACATAAGCATTTGGTTAAAAATACCTCATTGGAAGAAAACTCCATTGATATACAAATTGCTATAGAGGCCCATATTGGAGCAGTTCTCGGAGTGTTGAATTGGTGGATTGAGAATAATATGCCTATTGATAAAGAAGACATATATAGAAAGTTAGATATATTAACAAAATTGAATAGCAGGGACCATTAA
- a CDS encoding GNAT family N-acetyltransferase: MSEQQVYVRFSEEADAAELTAMYKRNREFFDKFSPSSLEKHYSEDHQLQKIIKSKADRIEDRKYSFVVCHKEDGRIIGSIDLSFVVRGPLQSCMIGYSLDQAYNGKGYMTEAVKQVVRYAFDELKFHRIVGEASPRNPGSIRVLEKAGFHKEGISRSNVKINGKWEDHQVLAIINPSEDI, encoded by the coding sequence ATGTCGGAGCAGCAAGTATACGTCCGATTCTCCGAAGAGGCAGACGCCGCAGAATTGACAGCAATGTACAAGCGCAATCGGGAGTTCTTTGATAAGTTTTCACCAAGCAGCCTAGAGAAGCACTATTCGGAGGATCACCAGCTCCAGAAGATTATTAAGAGCAAGGCCGATAGGATAGAGGACCGGAAATATTCCTTCGTGGTATGCCACAAGGAGGACGGTCGAATTATAGGCAGCATAGATCTATCTTTTGTGGTGAGGGGACCGCTTCAAAGCTGTATGATCGGATACAGCCTGGACCAAGCTTATAACGGCAAGGGCTATATGACGGAGGCGGTGAAGCAGGTGGTTCGTTACGCTTTCGATGAGTTAAAGTTTCATCGGATCGTCGGGGAAGCCTCTCCTCGGAATCCAGGATCAATCCGTGTGCTTGAAAAGGCTGGCTTTCACAAAGAAGGCATCTCTCGAAGCAATGTAAAAATCAACGGAAAGTGGGAAGATCATCAGGTTCTGGCGATTATCAATCCGTCAGAGGATATCTAG
- a CDS encoding macrolide family glycosyltransferase, with protein sequence MARVLFINGGSEGHINPTIGVVQELISRGEEVVYFSIEAFRERIEKTGASVRTFDDQKFIKAFISGGRDYLLERTNGLLLTADIVIPSVLEQIKGEHFDYIIHDSMFGCGRLLAQILKLPAINSCTSFAQTKVSFDKMLEQFSIQVPTEIVKPINDKFQSLTVMAKEKYDVEIHSPYEVFCNPAPLTIVYTTREFQPYGEAFDQTYKFVGPSISSRLIQENFDLTAIKGKNPIYISLGTVFNQAIDFYKLCFEALGNTDHTIVMSIGNKTQITDLGEIPKNFIVKNYVPQTDVLQYTKLFITHGGMNSTHEGLYYGVPLIVIPQSADQPIIAGQVANIGAGINLQMQSLTANQLREAVDHVLSLSSFKNSVANIRESFQKSGGYHQAVDEIFEFKSQYHI encoded by the coding sequence ATGGCGCGTGTTTTATTTATTAATGGTGGATCAGAGGGACATATCAATCCAACGATTGGAGTTGTGCAAGAGCTTATTTCGCGTGGAGAAGAGGTAGTGTACTTTTCTATAGAAGCTTTTCGGGAGCGTATTGAGAAGACGGGAGCTTCAGTACGAACATTTGATGATCAAAAATTTATAAAAGCCTTTATCTCCGGTGGGAGAGATTATTTACTCGAAAGAACCAACGGTCTTTTACTTACGGCAGATATAGTGATACCAAGTGTTCTTGAACAGATCAAAGGAGAGCATTTTGATTACATCATCCATGATTCCATGTTTGGTTGTGGACGTTTACTGGCTCAAATTCTTAAGCTTCCTGCAATCAACTCCTGTACTTCTTTTGCGCAGACAAAAGTATCATTCGATAAAATGCTGGAACAATTTTCTATACAAGTCCCTACAGAAATAGTTAAACCTATAAACGATAAATTTCAAAGCCTGACGGTTATGGCAAAGGAAAAATATGATGTGGAGATCCATTCTCCTTACGAAGTGTTTTGTAATCCTGCACCACTTACAATCGTTTATACAACCAGGGAGTTTCAACCTTATGGAGAAGCATTCGACCAAACTTATAAATTTGTAGGTCCATCCATCTCTTCACGATTAATTCAAGAAAACTTCGACTTAACTGCAATCAAGGGGAAAAACCCCATTTATATTTCACTGGGTACAGTCTTTAACCAAGCCATTGATTTCTATAAGCTTTGTTTTGAGGCATTGGGAAACACGGATCATACTATTGTCATGTCTATTGGAAATAAAACTCAAATTACTGATTTAGGGGAAATTCCTAAAAACTTCATCGTAAAAAATTATGTTCCACAAACTGATGTACTGCAATACACTAAATTATTTATTACACATGGTGGAATGAACAGTACCCATGAAGGTCTCTATTACGGGGTTCCGCTAATTGTAATCCCACAAAGCGCGGATCAGCCGATCATTGCGGGACAAGTCGCCAATATCGGAGCAGGCATTAATTTACAAATGCAAAGCTTGACTGCAAATCAACTACGTGAAGCCGTAGATCATGTGTTAAGCCTCTCATCTTTCAAGAACTCTGTCGCAAATATTAGGGAATCCTTTCAAAAATCAGGTGGATATCATCAAGCTGTTGATGAGATTTTCGAATTTAAAAGCCAATATCATATCTAA
- a CDS encoding fibronectin type III domain-containing protein has translation MYRKNKRKARKHSKWVYGFLAVLLLLTMIPIFPERVSAATQEIIGGPFCQNNLPGGGDSWGSPSGSGVGATEVYSGMGSARYKCDGSVQPTNRFIDIGRSIKTADYRVFVYIEGSYHTEISASNDAGGSNWRPDGTNLYTWTNVTKFYADSFYQGKWVEITDSITLRDIRYFRAMGYNQQTSNEISRFGIRLIPKSDLLPTPPQIHAGAEGQAVTGWTKEPVTVWINGDVAPEGLKYYEYSLNGGSFQPYTGPFTVYDHGVNTIYARTVDVNNQYSGLSSGKVRIDKMPPTPPTISATGNSNDYAISLQPGTDDYAGLAHTQFRMTGVVNQGWQDYGGMFHVNKDGKSTIYARSIDSVGNMSQEVSKEVIIDKKGPTAPTIRVSEAGPTARDVNIAIDSGSDPANGIKMTQYRLSPMGEWQTYLGVFTLTAEGNYELSARTINNLDVPGPTATQSVMIDRTKPTPPEITFSEVTMPTRYTNKPVQFALSGAMDITAVHYEYQWGSGGYVPGSSGILNRSGIVKVTAQAVDAAGNRSDPVSATSYIDLEPPTVQLTPNSREWKDSSMDVEIRYTDQHSGIEPATMQYRITNSPDSPEYWDTAANTAIRLSLLNEGEWYVHAKVKDRAGNISQTVSGALHIQKQPEPVVLSATSIRNTEADLQWTLPSGFNDGYVYTIRNLTTQEVWEVAHPTNSFTDKGLRGGRQYEYEVRVSNHVGGNAYSNRVRVLTLPDAPDHIRLKAVSHHPADILADFTPVASANKYNMIATDVSTGEVIFRDTVTQDVYNPITGMKPGKYYDVSVSAMNDTGEGAAKHVSFLSLPDSPAGFQNVTVREDGVELKWNDVVTATYYALERDNVSVYNDVYTEYTDTDLQAGTEYNYRISAKNTTGFGDYAHLGVITLPARVTTLASVTKDVYSVGVAWQDVQGADGYILNVNDEPNMRVPRGIHSYTFEGLPAGRSSSIRIRAYNRSGISQDATINELTLPVSAVQLAAVDVGEHEATLKWDPVDGATQYKITINDQDYYSTEPFVAVSGLEGGKNYNYQVSSGNSSGFSQPAWGELLTLPPQVQNVKVTELGNGQISLSWNETESAYEYAVIRRDTGEVLDTRDAHIKLSGIQPGMIYSFGIQAMNTSGAGDIAPFTYRALPDEIPDNRLIIKDITDTNLVVTWKEAPGGDAYNVYQNGVLIGHTDHHEFEIDRLDSSTVYLIAVNPANTSGEGKPTEAEVETLPSPDFKLSKTETTNNEFIIHWESEHKNDIFVLTSEGGTELYRGKERSFIWRQLREKQLYTVQLWAENSQGKRTEAKQVNGKTTGNPVDTGGGAGGAGVAKPIQPVVKEQIETKFIQSPSVETKSNHFSDIDRVFNRDKINALADLGVVKGMTPTLFEPNRPVTRMEFTSMLVRSLKLPLETDVTLGFEDINPSAWYVDLLKTAIKDQVARGFSDREFGPDRVINREQAAKMVNNVIKATPQHESSVYSDTSQIVEWARTDVLGLTEINLVQGYPDGSFRAKQEVTRAEAAEMIYNMLQMK, from the coding sequence ATGTATCGAAAAAATAAGCGAAAGGCAAGGAAGCATAGCAAGTGGGTGTATGGATTTTTGGCTGTACTACTCCTATTAACGATGATTCCCATATTTCCTGAAAGGGTATCAGCCGCTACCCAAGAGATCATTGGGGGCCCTTTTTGCCAAAACAATTTGCCGGGTGGGGGCGACAGTTGGGGCTCTCCGTCAGGAAGCGGGGTAGGAGCAACGGAAGTTTACAGCGGCATGGGTTCGGCAAGATATAAATGTGATGGCAGTGTGCAGCCAACCAATCGTTTTATTGATATTGGCAGATCTATTAAGACTGCTGATTACAGGGTTTTTGTTTACATTGAAGGGTCTTATCATACAGAAATAAGTGCATCTAATGATGCAGGGGGGAGCAACTGGAGACCTGACGGAACGAATTTATATACATGGACTAATGTAACGAAATTCTATGCTGATAGCTTTTATCAGGGAAAATGGGTAGAGATTACTGACTCTATTACATTAAGAGATATTCGGTATTTTAGAGCCATGGGGTACAATCAGCAGACAAGTAATGAAATATCCAGGTTTGGCATCCGTCTCATTCCCAAATCGGACCTGCTGCCTACACCGCCTCAGATTCATGCAGGCGCAGAGGGACAGGCGGTTACAGGCTGGACCAAAGAACCCGTAACTGTTTGGATCAACGGGGACGTGGCGCCTGAAGGGCTAAAATACTATGAATATAGCCTGAATGGAGGATCATTCCAGCCATACACAGGACCCTTTACTGTATATGACCATGGCGTAAATACGATCTATGCCAGGACGGTGGACGTAAATAACCAGTACAGTGGCCTTTCCTCCGGGAAGGTACGAATAGACAAGATGCCGCCAACTCCACCCACCATCAGCGCAACGGGAAACAGTAATGACTATGCCATTTCATTGCAGCCAGGAACAGACGATTATGCTGGACTGGCCCATACTCAATTTCGTATGACGGGCGTTGTGAATCAGGGTTGGCAAGACTATGGTGGAATGTTTCATGTGAATAAAGATGGCAAAAGCACGATTTATGCACGGTCTATAGACAGCGTCGGTAATATGAGCCAAGAAGTAAGCAAAGAAGTCATCATTGATAAAAAGGGGCCGACTGCTCCGACCATCCGGGTTAGCGAGGCAGGCCCAACGGCCCGTGATGTGAATATTGCCATTGATTCAGGAAGTGATCCTGCAAACGGAATTAAGATGACACAGTATCGTCTGAGCCCAATGGGGGAATGGCAGACATACCTTGGCGTCTTTACATTAACCGCTGAAGGGAATTACGAATTGTCAGCACGGACAATCAATAACCTTGACGTACCTGGTCCAACTGCGACTCAATCGGTCATGATAGATCGAACCAAGCCAACACCTCCAGAAATTACATTTTCCGAGGTAACGATGCCGACCCGCTATACCAATAAGCCAGTGCAATTTGCTTTATCAGGTGCGATGGATATTACTGCAGTACATTATGAATATCAATGGGGTTCTGGCGGCTATGTGCCTGGATCATCGGGAATATTAAATCGCTCCGGTATCGTAAAAGTGACTGCTCAAGCTGTAGATGCAGCTGGAAATCGAAGTGATCCGGTGTCTGCAACGTCTTATATTGATTTGGAACCCCCGACGGTCCAACTGACGCCGAATTCGCGTGAATGGAAAGATTCGAGTATGGATGTGGAGATACGATATACCGACCAGCATTCGGGGATCGAACCAGCAACAATGCAGTATAGAATCACGAACAGTCCTGATTCACCCGAATATTGGGATACAGCAGCCAATACGGCAATCCGGTTGAGTCTTTTAAATGAAGGTGAATGGTATGTTCATGCCAAGGTCAAAGACCGGGCGGGTAACATTTCTCAAACGGTCAGCGGTGCACTTCACATTCAAAAGCAGCCCGAGCCGGTTGTGCTCTCAGCGACATCCATACGAAACACAGAGGCCGATTTACAATGGACTCTTCCATCCGGCTTTAATGATGGCTACGTCTATACCATCCGTAATCTAACAACCCAAGAAGTTTGGGAGGTTGCGCATCCGACAAATTCTTTTACCGACAAAGGGCTACGAGGAGGACGACAATACGAATATGAAGTACGTGTAAGTAATCATGTAGGAGGCAATGCGTATTCCAATCGAGTCCGTGTATTAACGCTACCTGATGCACCCGATCATATCAGGCTAAAAGCTGTCTCCCATCATCCAGCAGATATCCTAGCCGATTTTACCCCAGTTGCTTCTGCTAACAAATATAATATGATAGCAACGGACGTAAGTACGGGAGAAGTCATATTTAGGGATACCGTTACACAGGATGTTTATAATCCAATTACGGGAATGAAACCTGGTAAATATTATGATGTTTCTGTATCAGCTATGAATGACACTGGAGAGGGGGCGGCAAAGCATGTATCTTTTTTAAGCCTGCCAGACAGCCCAGCCGGATTCCAAAATGTAACTGTAAGAGAAGATGGAGTCGAATTGAAATGGAATGATGTAGTCACAGCCACATACTACGCCCTAGAACGAGACAACGTATCGGTTTATAACGATGTGTATACGGAATACACAGATACTGATCTTCAGGCGGGAACAGAGTATAATTACCGCATTTCGGCTAAAAATACAACGGGATTCGGAGATTATGCTCACCTGGGAGTCATCACATTACCGGCTCGGGTAACTACGCTGGCGAGTGTGACGAAGGATGTATATTCCGTCGGTGTAGCGTGGCAAGATGTGCAGGGGGCTGACGGTTACATTTTGAACGTGAACGATGAACCGAATATGCGGGTTCCCCGAGGTATCCATTCTTATACTTTTGAAGGCTTGCCAGCGGGGAGGTCTTCAAGTATTCGAATCCGGGCCTACAATCGGAGTGGTATAAGTCAAGATGCGACTATCAATGAATTGACACTACCTGTTTCGGCAGTACAGCTTGCAGCAGTAGATGTTGGGGAGCATGAGGCTACATTGAAATGGGACCCGGTTGATGGAGCAACTCAATATAAGATAACGATCAACGATCAAGATTATTACAGCACTGAGCCATTTGTAGCTGTATCTGGATTAGAAGGTGGGAAAAACTACAATTATCAAGTGAGTAGCGGTAATAGTAGTGGTTTCAGTCAGCCAGCGTGGGGTGAGTTGCTAACACTTCCGCCTCAGGTGCAAAATGTCAAAGTTACAGAACTCGGGAATGGCCAGATTTCGCTGAGCTGGAATGAAACTGAGAGTGCTTATGAATATGCTGTAATCCGTAGAGATACCGGTGAAGTCTTAGACACCAGAGATGCCCATATTAAGCTCTCAGGTATCCAACCCGGTATGATTTACTCGTTTGGCATTCAAGCAATGAATACGAGCGGTGCAGGTGATATAGCTCCCTTTACGTATCGTGCGTTGCCAGATGAAATACCAGACAACAGGTTAATTATAAAAGACATAACAGATACGAATCTGGTTGTTACGTGGAAAGAAGCTCCAGGGGGAGACGCTTACAATGTATACCAAAATGGGGTACTTATCGGTCATACAGACCATCATGAGTTTGAAATAGATAGATTAGACAGTTCTACAGTGTATCTTATTGCCGTCAACCCGGCTAACACGAGTGGTGAAGGTAAGCCGACAGAAGCTGAAGTAGAAACGCTGCCATCTCCAGATTTCAAATTATCGAAGACGGAAACGACGAATAATGAGTTTATCATCCATTGGGAGTCAGAGCATAAAAATGATATTTTCGTGCTAACCAGTGAAGGAGGAACAGAACTATACCGTGGTAAGGAGCGAAGCTTTATCTGGAGACAACTCAGAGAGAAACAGTTGTATACAGTTCAACTCTGGGCAGAAAACAGTCAAGGAAAACGCACAGAGGCAAAGCAGGTGAACGGTAAAACAACGGGGAATCCTGTGGACACAGGTGGCGGAGCAGGAGGTGCGGGGGTTGCAAAACCAATTCAGCCTGTTGTGAAGGAGCAGATAGAAACAAAGTTCATTCAATCCCCGTCAGTTGAAACGAAGTCCAATCATTTTAGTGACATTGATCGGGTATTTAATAGAGATAAAATAAATGCACTTGCTGATTTGGGTGTCGTGAAGGGGATGACCCCCACACTTTTTGAGCCGAACAGACCTGTAACACGAATGGAGTTCACTTCGATGCTTGTCCGTTCATTGAAATTACCGCTCGAAACGGATGTGACTTTAGGCTTCGAGGATATCAATCCATCAGCGTGGTATGTTGATTTACTCAAAACGGCGATTAAAGATCAGGTCGCTCGCGGGTTTAGCGACAGAGAATTTGGCCCGGATCGGGTCATTAACCGTGAGCAAGCGGCTAAAATGGTGAATAACGTTATCAAGGCTACACCACAACATGAAAGCAGCGTATACTCAGATACCTCTCAAATTGTGGAGTGGGCCAGAACGGATGTACTTGGTCTAACCGAAATTAATTTAGTACAAGGGTATCCGGATGGAAGTTTCCGTGCCAAACAGGAGGTCACACGTGCGGAAGCGGCTGAAATGATTTATAATATGCTGCAAATGAAATAG
- a CDS encoding discoidin domain-containing protein — protein MTKFNQNPENYSFFMNPVVIAEENVSTNGDSKNTFPKNVLVDNNLYWESSLSGKGGEIIFKLDEGKTINDILLAQPTFRAFILSFSFHGSNDGVNWFRLGQVETLPTTAKTTYQFSNEIPFQYYKITVLSSGLNSSTSYYGIRYIELRTALINGVPAYRASNLNPAIAE, from the coding sequence ATGACAAAATTCAATCAAAATCCAGAAAATTACTCTTTTTTCATGAATCCTGTCGTTATTGCAGAGGAAAATGTTTCAACCAACGGAGATTCCAAAAATACCTTTCCGAAAAATGTTTTAGTCGATAATAATCTCTATTGGGAAAGTAGCTTAAGTGGCAAAGGTGGAGAAATTATCTTCAAATTAGATGAAGGCAAAACGATCAATGATATCCTTTTGGCTCAGCCCACTTTCAGAGCCTTTATTCTTTCATTCTCTTTTCATGGCTCTAACGACGGAGTAAACTGGTTTAGATTAGGCCAAGTCGAGACTTTGCCAACTACTGCAAAAACAACCTACCAATTTAGTAATGAGATTCCTTTTCAATATTATAAAATCACTGTACTTTCATCAGGGCTGAATAGTTCAACCTCATATTATGGTATACGATATATTGAGTTAAGAACCGCCCTAATCAATGGTGTTCCTGCCTACAGAGCGTCCAATTTAAACCCCGCTATTGCAGAATAA
- a CDS encoding VOC family protein — MTTIKWDHTVHYVNDLDQSIRIFQENGLNAFQGGSHKPWGTHNALCYFGLTYIEFLGIEDRELVQQIGTSNLVVHDALRTLPEKEVFSRVALRTNDIEKIAEQLTAQGLMLSPILDGKRLNTQGQWIEWRMMTIEGNFQGLVYPFIIQWKENDTDRLDNLTRSGAVKPHLAGSVELRQAVFSVPDPEATAAHWQALFGLSATVSQSTNKGGIECGIGDKSFIFIQGNEKRLTQLGFHTDSPVLKGKTIGIGEGNYVFE, encoded by the coding sequence ATGACAACGATTAAATGGGATCATACGGTTCATTATGTCAATGATTTGGACCAGTCGATACGTATTTTTCAGGAGAACGGATTGAATGCATTCCAAGGGGGGTCACACAAGCCTTGGGGTACACATAATGCACTCTGTTATTTTGGCCTGACTTACATTGAATTTCTGGGGATTGAAGATCGTGAGTTGGTGCAACAGATCGGAACATCCAACCTCGTTGTTCATGATGCGCTTCGGACGCTCCCTGAAAAAGAAGTTTTTAGCCGTGTCGCCCTTCGAACCAATGACATTGAAAAGATCGCAGAACAGTTAACAGCACAGGGTCTAATGCTGTCGCCGATTCTGGATGGAAAACGGCTGAATACACAGGGGCAATGGATTGAATGGAGAATGATGACTATTGAAGGAAACTTTCAAGGACTTGTATATCCATTTATTATCCAATGGAAGGAAAATGATACGGACCGATTGGATAATTTGACCCGTTCCGGGGCAGTTAAGCCACATCTTGCAGGCAGCGTCGAACTTCGGCAAGCTGTCTTTTCCGTACCTGATCCAGAGGCGACCGCCGCGCATTGGCAAGCATTGTTCGGACTATCTGCTACTGTATCCCAGTCAACCAACAAGGGGGGGATTGAGTGTGGTATCGGCGACAAATCGTTTATTTTTATACAAGGTAACGAAAAACGTTTAACGCAGCTTGGTTTCCACACAGATTCGCCGGTATTAAAAGGAAAAACCATAGGCATTGGCGAAGGGAATTATGTTTTTGAATAA
- the proC gene encoding pyrroline-5-carboxylate reductase has product MAEQRIHFIGGGQMAEAIIRAIIANQTASARSITVADINEERIRLLNEKYGILTDIRQEVALSEADLIIIAVRPQDNLTEVGQLVHEYAGKNSAVISIVAGVTIEQLASYIGGDRAIIRVIPNTLTDTGLGYSGVALNAHATKEQVDVFLNGFGKVQYLDESLIDTFTGYGVAGPNYVYYFIESLADAGVLAGLPREQAWQVALENVEGAVAMLRQTKLHPRQLLDINNSPGGVGIHGLYELNNSDFAAGLQRSVLAAVKRTAELGKDRP; this is encoded by the coding sequence ATGGCGGAGCAGCGCATTCATTTCATCGGTGGTGGTCAAATGGCCGAAGCAATCATCCGCGCAATCATTGCCAATCAAACCGCATCGGCCAGAAGCATCACCGTAGCAGACATCAATGAGGAACGAATTCGTTTATTAAACGAAAAGTACGGTATTCTAACGGATATCCGGCAGGAGGTTGCTCTGTCGGAAGCTGATCTGATTATAATTGCCGTTCGCCCCCAGGATAATCTCACCGAAGTCGGACAGCTCGTACATGAGTATGCCGGGAAAAATAGTGCGGTCATATCGATTGTAGCTGGCGTGACAATTGAGCAGTTGGCCTCTTATATTGGCGGCGACCGCGCGATTATTCGTGTGATTCCGAACACCCTGACTGATACGGGGCTAGGATATAGCGGAGTAGCCCTGAATGCTCATGCGACCAAGGAACAGGTGGACGTTTTCTTGAATGGTTTCGGAAAAGTTCAATATTTAGATGAATCGCTGATTGATACGTTTACTGGCTATGGGGTAGCAGGACCAAACTACGTTTATTATTTTATCGAATCCTTGGCTGATGCCGGCGTGCTTGCCGGTCTTCCGCGGGAACAAGCGTGGCAGGTCGCTCTTGAAAATGTCGAGGGCGCTGTGGCGATGCTTCGCCAGACCAAGCTTCATCCCAGACAGCTGCTCGACATAAATAACTCCCCTGGGGGCGTTGGAATTCACGGACTGTATGAACTGAACAACAGCGATTTTGCAGCTGGTCTGCAGCGAAGCGTGTTGGCTGCTGTCAAACGGACAGCAGAGCTTGGAAAGGATCGGCCATGA
- a CDS encoding MetQ/NlpA family ABC transporter substrate-binding protein, whose product MRKIFMIVWIAFILVLSACGKQSIPGEDKKEITVGFGVGNYEEQFRQGILPILEKKGYKVNIKTFSQSMQVNPAMKEGSIDASVFQSTAYMESINKELNMEMTRLVFVPGAPQGLYSQKHQSLDEVKDGSTVAVPQDPVNQERAIRILEELGWVKVKDDAGTTDFNLNSVEPNSVKLNIEVLDAAQILVSLNDVDFGVINGNYIASAKRKITDALKIENTPEQHRIIVSINKKDENTQWTKDLKAAYESREFEDYIHSQNKYVGFILPEAWKNN is encoded by the coding sequence ATGAGAAAAATATTTATGATCGTATGGATAGCATTCATTTTGGTACTAAGCGCTTGTGGGAAACAAAGTATACCCGGCGAAGATAAAAAAGAAATTACTGTTGGATTTGGCGTAGGTAATTACGAAGAACAATTCCGACAAGGTATTCTACCGATTCTGGAGAAGAAAGGATACAAGGTCAACATCAAGACGTTCTCACAGAGCATGCAGGTCAATCCTGCCATGAAGGAAGGCTCTATTGACGCCAGTGTTTTCCAAAGCACAGCTTATATGGAATCCATTAATAAGGAACTGAACATGGAGATGACCAGGCTCGTATTCGTCCCCGGTGCACCACAGGGCTTGTACTCCCAAAAGCACCAGTCACTGGACGAAGTAAAGGACGGCTCGACAGTCGCAGTTCCTCAGGACCCGGTTAATCAGGAGCGTGCGATTCGGATTTTAGAAGAACTCGGTTGGGTAAAAGTAAAAGACGATGCGGGAACCACGGATTTCAATCTGAACAGCGTTGAACCAAACAGCGTGAAGCTTAATATTGAGGTGCTGGATGCGGCCCAAATTTTGGTTTCTTTAAACGATGTGGATTTTGGAGTGATTAATGGGAATTACATTGCCAGCGCCAAAAGAAAAATTACGGATGCTTTGAAGATCGAGAATACACCGGAACAGCATCGTATCATTGTGTCCATTAATAAAAAAGACGAAAATACCCAGTGGACAAAGGATCTGAAAGCAGCTTATGAGTCCAGGGAATTCGAGGATTACATTCATTCCCAGAATAAATATGTTGGCTTCATTCTCCCAGAGGCGTGGAAAAATAACTAA